From a region of the Streptomyces venezuelae genome:
- a CDS encoding DUF4082 domain-containing protein, whose product MNRRTRLLRYGLFTVIAALTATVLPPATVAGAADPCGPTTNAIVCENSKPGTPMEDWFAPSAYGDIKGFPAQTSVQPGETVQFKIQSPTPYKVSVYRLGHYGGTGARLLSTAAQAAQTYPANFAPGGNPQTCAKKAATGLVDCGNWPVTATWTVPADAVSGLYVVNFDQADGNGVMPYPFVVRNDASHSDIVVQTSDQTWQAYNNYGGQDLYDGGGPAPDGRAYEVSYNRPMDIGGDNGIYGSEFQMVSWLERNGYDVSYMSGIDMSLRGGTLLQNHKVFMSSGHDEYWTQDQFTNALNARRAGVHQTYFSGNEVFWKTRLAPSIDGANTANRTLVSYKETKLSFPQPNGIPDPSGIWTGTFMDPASATNGRPFQPQNQLTGSMFSVNGYRSDAITVPGTFAKQRLWRGTSVANLTPSQTATFPQGTLGYEWDSDVENASRPAGQITMSSTTVDIEDGKLLKDYGNTYGNGTATHSLVAFRDQTSHALVFGAGTVQWSWGLTNMPTGNPDDAVVTADKRMQQATVNVFADMGVQPKSLQSDLVAASASTDTVGPGVTVTSPAANATVPALRPVTITGTATDTGGGVVARTEVSTDGGTTWKATTGLGSWSYKWTPTAPGAAQIKVRAVDDSVNIGATTTVALTVGPQQCPCTVWPAAAVPGTVNAGDGSAVELGVKIRSSAAGSITGVRFYKSPANTGTHTGSLWSSTGQRLATGTFTNETASGWQQLNFATPVPVKANTTYVASYFAPHGGYSFDTTFASGEAGLAPLTALKSGTDGGNGVYRYSATGGFPSTASSGSNYWVDAVLDTSTASTTPPTVTATSPQSAATGTQITAAVSATFSNAVDADTLVFSVKDSGGATVPGTKVLSASNSATFTPSSELALNSTYTASVQASDLWGNTMAAPVTWNFTTSASPPTVNCPCTLWNGTTTPSTANVGDDANSVELGTRFQSAVNGYITGVTFYKGPGNTGTHTGSLWSASGTLLATGTFGSETVTGWQQLQFATPVPITAGTTYVASYHAPNGNYSVDGGYFTGAHRSYPLVAPADTAGSANGLYKYGAATAFPANTFGSVNYWVGPIFTTTAPPALQEGLSTEVSGQ is encoded by the coding sequence ATGAACAGACGGACAAGGTTGCTCCGTTACGGTCTCTTCACCGTGATCGCGGCCTTGACGGCCACGGTCCTGCCGCCGGCGACGGTGGCCGGTGCGGCCGATCCCTGCGGTCCCACCACGAACGCCATCGTGTGCGAGAACTCCAAGCCCGGTACGCCGATGGAGGACTGGTTCGCACCCAGCGCGTACGGCGACATCAAGGGCTTCCCGGCCCAGACGAGTGTCCAGCCCGGCGAAACCGTGCAGTTCAAGATCCAGTCGCCGACCCCGTACAAGGTCTCGGTCTACCGCCTCGGCCACTACGGCGGCACCGGGGCCCGCCTGCTGTCGACCGCGGCCCAGGCGGCCCAGACCTACCCGGCGAACTTCGCGCCGGGCGGCAACCCGCAGACCTGCGCCAAGAAGGCCGCCACCGGGCTGGTCGACTGCGGGAACTGGCCCGTCACCGCGACCTGGACGGTACCGGCCGACGCCGTGTCCGGGCTCTACGTGGTCAACTTCGACCAGGCGGACGGCAACGGTGTGATGCCGTACCCCTTCGTCGTCCGCAACGACGCCAGTCACTCCGACATCGTCGTGCAGACCAGTGACCAGACCTGGCAGGCGTACAACAACTACGGCGGCCAGGACCTGTACGACGGCGGCGGCCCCGCCCCGGACGGGCGGGCGTACGAGGTCAGCTACAACCGGCCCATGGACATCGGCGGGGACAACGGGATCTACGGTTCCGAGTTCCAGATGGTCTCCTGGCTGGAGCGCAACGGCTACGACGTGAGCTACATGTCCGGCATCGACATGTCGCTCCGCGGCGGGACGCTGCTGCAGAACCACAAGGTGTTCATGTCCTCCGGGCACGACGAGTACTGGACCCAGGACCAGTTCACCAACGCGCTGAACGCGCGCCGGGCCGGGGTCCACCAGACGTACTTCAGCGGCAACGAGGTCTTCTGGAAGACCCGGCTGGCGCCGAGCATCGACGGCGCCAACACCGCCAACCGGACCCTGGTCTCGTACAAGGAGACCAAGCTGTCCTTCCCCCAGCCGAACGGCATCCCCGACCCGAGCGGGATCTGGACGGGCACCTTCATGGACCCGGCCAGCGCCACGAACGGACGGCCCTTCCAGCCGCAGAACCAGCTGACGGGCTCGATGTTCAGCGTCAACGGCTACCGCAGCGACGCGATCACGGTGCCCGGCACCTTCGCCAAGCAGCGGCTGTGGCGGGGCACCTCGGTCGCGAACCTCACCCCCTCGCAGACGGCCACCTTCCCGCAGGGCACGCTCGGCTACGAGTGGGACAGCGACGTGGAGAACGCCAGCCGGCCGGCCGGGCAGATCACCATGTCCTCCACCACGGTGGACATCGAGGACGGCAAGCTCCTCAAGGACTACGGCAACACCTACGGGAACGGCACCGCGACCCACAGCCTGGTGGCCTTCCGCGACCAGACCTCGCACGCGCTGGTCTTCGGCGCGGGCACCGTGCAGTGGTCCTGGGGCCTGACCAACATGCCCACGGGCAACCCGGACGACGCCGTGGTCACCGCGGACAAGCGGATGCAGCAGGCCACGGTGAACGTCTTCGCCGACATGGGCGTCCAGCCCAAGTCCCTGCAGAGCGACCTGGTCGCCGCCAGCGCCTCCACGGACACCGTGGGCCCGGGCGTGACGGTGACCAGCCCGGCGGCCAACGCCACCGTGCCGGCCCTGCGGCCCGTGACCATCACGGGCACGGCCACCGACACCGGCGGCGGCGTGGTCGCCCGTACGGAGGTCTCCACCGACGGCGGTACGACCTGGAAGGCCACCACCGGCCTCGGCTCCTGGAGCTACAAGTGGACCCCGACCGCTCCGGGCGCCGCGCAGATCAAGGTGCGCGCGGTGGACGACAGCGTCAACATCGGCGCGACCACCACGGTGGCGCTGACGGTGGGGCCCCAGCAGTGCCCCTGCACCGTCTGGCCCGCCGCGGCCGTGCCGGGCACCGTCAACGCCGGTGACGGCAGCGCCGTCGAACTCGGTGTGAAGATCCGCTCCTCGGCGGCCGGTTCGATCACCGGTGTCCGGTTCTACAAGTCCCCCGCCAACACCGGCACCCACACCGGCAGCCTCTGGAGCAGCACCGGCCAGCGTCTGGCCACCGGCACCTTCACCAACGAGACGGCCTCGGGCTGGCAGCAGCTGAACTTCGCCACCCCGGTCCCGGTGAAGGCGAACACCACCTACGTCGCCTCCTACTTCGCCCCGCACGGCGGCTACTCCTTCGACACCACCTTCGCCTCCGGCGAGGCGGGCCTGGCTCCGCTCACCGCGCTCAAGAGCGGCACCGACGGCGGCAACGGCGTCTACCGCTACAGCGCCACGGGCGGGTTCCCGTCCACCGCCTCGTCCGGCAGCAACTACTGGGTGGACGCGGTCCTGGACACCTCCACCGCGAGCACGACCCCGCCCACCGTCACCGCGACCTCGCCGCAGTCCGCGGCGACCGGCACCCAGATCACGGCCGCCGTGTCGGCCACCTTCAGCAACGCCGTCGACGCGGACACCCTGGTGTTCTCCGTGAAGGACTCCGGCGGCGCCACCGTCCCGGGCACCAAGGTGCTGAGCGCGTCGAACAGCGCGACCTTCACCCCGTCCTCCGAACTGGCCCTGAACTCGACCTACACGGCATCCGTCCAGGCCTCCGACCTGTGGGGCAACACCATGGCCGCGCCGGTCACGTGGAACTTCACCACCAGCGCGAGCCCGCCGACCGTCAACTGCCCGTGCACGCTGTGGAACGGCACCACGACACCGAGCACCGCCAACGTGGGTGACGACGCCAACTCCGTCGAGCTGGGCACCCGTTTCCAGTCCGCGGTGAACGGCTACATCACCGGTGTCACCTTCTACAAGGGCCCCGGCAACACCGGTACGCACACCGGCAGCCTGTGGTCCGCCTCCGGCACCCTGCTGGCCACCGGCACCTTCGGCAGCGAGACGGTGACGGGCTGGCAGCAGCTGCAGTTCGCCACGCCGGTGCCGATCACGGCGGGCACCACGTACGTGGCGTCCTACCACGCGCCGAACGGCAACTACTCGGTGGACGGCGGGTACTTCACCGGCGCGCACCGCTCGTATCCGCTGGTGGCCCCGGCCGACACGGCGGGCAGCGCCAACGGGCTCTACAAGTACGGGGCGGCCACCGCCTTCCCGGCGAACACCTTCGGCTCGGTGAACTACTGGGTCGGGCCGATCTTCACCACCACCGCGCCGCCCGCCCTGCAGGAGGGGCTGTCCACGGAGGTGAGCGGGCAGTGA